TCATGTgctattgaactttgacccggATATAATAAGGAATGTAGGTATTTAGACTCAcagatgtcgtacctcctctgcatggtGTCTAACTATTTAGTTTATATGTATTGGTTTTGTTTTATGTTctgttttttgttttgtgGATGTATACTTTATTTACTTGTTTTGTATAACGGGGAGCACCTTTGTAGCTATAAGGCAATGTTGCCTATATGTGTGACCCTTTCCCCTATGCATGGATAAACTTAATCACCAATAGCTCAATCATGAAAATTCAATTCcaattgataataattatagagatttCCCCAGTCACATGCTCACCTTTCAAAGTCTGTCGATTCACCATCTCAGTCCGTCAGTGATTGGCACATGACAGGAATGAACTTGGAATGAGATCACACTCTCTCATACAGTGTATCAAAatcaaaaccacacccactacttCGTTCTAGACGAAAAgcttcatacatgtagtaaacaGGCAAGTGAAGCGATACCTGTGTAATGACGAGAACACTCTCAAAAAAATGTTTAGTGAACTAGTTCTCTCCATGATACTTTATTTGGAGAAAGAAGATGACATCATGCATCATGTGCAACATATTAGGATCTAAAAAATTATCTACTAGCATTATATCTGCCCCGCCTACTCTTGATCCTGTTTTGGGATATCCTTCTATCTTTATAGCAGCTTCCTAAGAGTACCTGAGAAGCCTGCTGTATCTGCTCATGGAAGGAAATCCCTCAAATACTTCCTTTCAATACTCATGCACTAGATGCCTGGGCATCAGTGACAAgcactcatgcatgtacaccatGCATGTGGGTGGTGCTTTGTTCCCATCTTCATGCAGTAAGGTTTTGGACGGAAGAACTTCAACAGTGACACAACATTAAAACATGTGACGAActgaagtacatgcatgcatgtatatacagtgttagAAATTACTCACTGCCATCGGTCATTGACCGGACGTTTAATTAGAATGACCATGCATTCCTGCATGTGTCCGATCAGTGTGACCAGCACAAATGATGTTTGACCATACAGTCAATAACAATTATTTCTAACACTGTGTATACAGTGCTCGAGAAGTTAAGAACAAGCGTACACAAAAGCTGCATGGTCAATAATTTGCCTGTTTATAAATCAATAGTATTTAATGAAACTCCACTGTAAGCAGTTTTATGCCATCAACTGAATGAGAACAATTAGGGTATGAAAATATGTGGGAATAATTTGGAGTGTATATACTTATATGTAAGAATACCGTACTCTAtataccgagattacgcccacccccacttttGAATGAAAATTCCTGCATAGGCTGATTTGCCGCGAGAATACGCCCACCAGGAAGTGATGCATTTGTCAGTGAGCAGTGATTAATATCTAATTTGGATTtttccaaacttctcttgcagactgcTTCAAGCCTTATATTTTTTAGTGCCTGTATAGATCTAAGTTTAACGTTATTTTGCAGGGGgtaaattttattttcgccaattttgctcagaagcagagatacaagtctcaAAGCCAGCTGTGCGTTGAGCTCTATaacaagccgctcatgatatcgaggctagtacaagagcacTGGCTTTTGATGGTATCTCTGCTTCCAAGAAAATTggtgaaaataaaatttgacctcCCCTGCAAAATAACGTTCAGACACTAACTAGTAAGgggcaagagaagtttggagaaatccaattagtgaccttaataagataggttccagcctcctctggctCCACTCTACCACATGTACTCTTGTCAACTACAAATTGAGCACCAACTCACCTCTCAGTGACGGGTGTCTGGCTGTACAGTAAGAGATCATGATGGATGTGGCCTTGTTGCCGTAGAAAACACCTCAAGAATATCGAGCATCATCGTGAACGAACTAAACACTAACACATGATCACACTTAGGGGACATTTTGACTCACATTATTTTTCCTATATCGGATAATTTACCGTTGACAGTAGATCACCATCACCTCTAAGGAATTAAGCTAAGGCCAGGGAGGGGGTGCAGTGGTCAGTATGTGGTACAATTAATGCACAGATACATAATACACATGAACTAAGCCATTGGCATTGCACTAACCCGTACTAACACCACCAACCAGTCCCTTCTTACAGCCAAATATTTACTAGTATCGAATCCAAGCCGATTAGCCATCTATAGTTTTTGCGGTTACTAGCCATCAACATTTCCGTGGTATTGAACATAGTAAGGTTACCAATGGTGTACTATAGGGTCGTGAATATCTAATCTGCACATGataacacacataattatagtttccaTATAGTTTGCTACAAGTCAATAGCTATATGGCCGAGAGACAAGACCGTGAACAAGAGTACATATTCAGAAATGTTCAACTCTTAAAGAATGATACCCTTGGTACTGGCTCCTACGGGGCAGTGTGTAAAGCCAAGTGTGACCAGCTACTCTGTGCTGCCAAGCTACTCTATTCAGTGCTCTTTCAAATAGCTGTGCCTGACCCTGGCAAAGAACATAGACATCCGTTTAGAAGATTCGAAACAGAGTGTGCATTTCTGAAACGCATCAACCATCccaacattgtacagtacttggGGACCTATCGCGATCCCGACACAAATGCACCAGTTCTTCTCATGGAGCTCATGGACGAGAGTCTGACACATTTCCTGGAGTCATCACCTGTAGACATTCTctaccacatccaagtcaACCTCTCCTATGACATAGCTCAAGCACTTGCCTTTCTCCACTCCAATGGGATCATCCATCGGGACCTCTCCAGCAACAATGTCTTACTGATTGCAGGCAGTCGAGCTAAAGTCACCGATTTCGGAATGTCTAAATTCAGGGACATAAACATCACCCGACTagccacaatgaccacatgcCCAGGAACACCAGCCTTCATGTCTCCCGAGGCACTAACGAACcaccagtgtacacagagaaaCTAGACAACTTCTCATTGGGTGTGCTTTTAGTTTAGACCACAACTCGACAGTTTCCAAAGCCAACAGATCGATTTGTAACAAGAGAACTGGTTGATCCACGATTTCCGAAACAAGCAATTCGAGCCAAAGTTCCAGTGCCTGAGATAGAGAGAAGACAAGCCCACATCAGCCTGATTGCGCCCACCCACCCTCTACTACCGATTGCCCGTCACTGCCTCAAAGACAGAGATGTTGAACGACCATCTTCCCAACAGATTTGCCAAACACTGGATGCTCTCACGAGGACAGCCAGGTACCAGGAAAGCTCTCAACAAGACCTGCAGATACTCAGAGAGAAAGATGAACAACTACAAGCAAATCAACAGATTATAACAGAAAAAGATGAGCAAattacacacaaaaacacacagCTACAAATAAAAGATGAACAAATACAAAGGAGCGAACAACAACTGGAACAGTTTATAACGGAAAAatacacacagctacaagcaaaTCAAGAGACAATAATACAAAATAACGAGCAAGTACATACACAAGCTACTGAAATTCAAACCCTTCAACACGAGGCTGAAGCCAGGGAGAGACAGCTGAGGAGACTCAACCAAGAGTTGCAATCAAGTGAGGAGAACACTGCTTCCCTCCAACAAGCCATCGATCAACGAGACAAAGAAGTGACTCAACTGAGACAAATGTTGGCAAGCAAGAACGAGGAAATTCACGATTTATCGACTCGAATGAACCAAGTCGCACTGTAAGATGAGCAAGATGAGCAAGCTACACCAATGAAACCTGTTACAATAGAGGCATTACCTGATGCACCTGTTAAAATGTGGTATGGATCATCAGCCTTGATCGGAAACAAGGTATATTTTAATTCATATGAAAATAAAACTGTTTATGAGTTTAGCGACAATCAGTGGCACGAGTTACCTCTTTGCCCTAACAAGTACTTCACTATTGTCAGTGTTGATGACATACTCACAGCTGTGGGGGGATGGTGGTCAGTCACACATCGCTATAGTaacaaactctacagctacatTAATAATAAATGGGTCAAATACTTTCCTCCCATGCCAACCAAAAAGATGAGACCTGCAGCTGTGTACGCTaacatgtacaacacactTATAGTGGCTGGAGGATGGTGTGATTCAAAAAATTCACCTACAGTCGAGATATTAAATATTGCTAACACGCAATGGTCAAGTGTTAGTTCACTATCAGCTGTGCCAACCGATCAACCATCATCAACGATCTGTGGAgactatgtgtacatacacccACGAACGGATGATGATCAAGAGAAGTATTCAGTCTACCAATGCTCAATAACACAACTAACTCTTTCCCAGCCAAGCTCAGCTATATGGGAGAAGATTGCCCCTTTGCCAGTTAGCCATTCTACTCTAGTTGCTTTCAATGACAACCTGCTGGCAGTGGGTGGGGAGGACTCTAATGGAGATAGAACGAAGGACATATATCAGTACAACATGACACCATGGACTGTCGTTAGTCAAATATCAACACCGCGAGCATTATGCTTCACTGTTGTCCTCCCTGGGAACAAGTTAATGGTGGTGGGAGGAGATGGTACGTTGAGAAAATGTCAAATATCTACTTTTGTATAGTGACTAACATTCTTATTGCAGTATCTCATACAAAATTAGTATTATGTGTTGATAATTATACCCTAGATTATTTGCTTCAAGTCCATCCTTGGCACCGAGTGTACTAGCATTGAAACACGTGATTAAttttggctaggtgtgttgtAAAAGGATATGTCACATGAGCCTGCCgattgtacatgcagctagttTGACTTGTTACCCCAGTTTTGTACCTGGCTACATTTGAAATAATTCAACCTCTTTTTTAACTTAAGTTACAATTAACCCTTTACTTGTCATTGACAGAGGCAATGAACAATAACCTGCATTTTGTCCATCAAAATGTCACATGGAGTATACACAAAGTTGTTTAAATTGCACATGTTGTAAACCGTAATTTTTCGCTTGTGTTTGGGCGCACTCCCTCGAAAAATTGTGTATGGAGGAGTTCTTATTAAGCTAAACTTCCCTTTAACCGGGGTTCGAAGGGGCTGTGCCCCTTACCTTGTTTTCGAATTTGAATACCCTGTTACTACAGTTTGGTACCAATCACATCATGTgttgatatatatataagtgtCGTCCTGCAGTTCCAAGAATACTTTGAGGCTGTTGAAAACATCAAGGATCCCCTGCATATTCCGACCATTATTTGTGAAAGGGGAGGGGTTTCACGAGGGTACTGGGTTGGGTTACCAATAGGAAAAAAAAATGAGGTCAGTGGGTGAAAGCTTGTTGCAGAAATCTGCACGAATCAGGTGAGGTAGCAGATATTGATATTTAGCGAGATCATTCGGCAGGTAATGAACAGATTAGCTAAATTATTTAAAGCACAGTCATGTGATTACTTGTACccaagctgattggctggagatcatgtcaTCAGCACTAGAAACATACAACTAGTAAACTCAGCAAgcattaataatttattggcAAATCAAATTGATGATTTCGATTTTGGCATTGCTGCACAATTGTTGTTAATTACGTGAGAATATTGGCCAActattgataattatgatggtgATCGAATAGGTCAATCGACAGCCATGCACCTGCTACAATATTGAGTACAGCATAATGTTTGAGGGACTATAAATGGAAGCAATCTCGCCATATCAAACTGCCTGACTAACCCACAACACAAACTAGCCACAATCTTCTAACACACATTATTCACCTATATGCACTCATCATGTCGACCCTGATTGACCTCTCCATCACGTCCCTGTACAACATCCCCATAGTCTATGCTTTGTACTGAACACCTAGTCCAgaagctgagtcagcacttgTGACTTGAGCCTTCACCGTGACAATGGAGATGGATCATccaaattcaagttatggctattTAAATGCCAAGGGCAACCTCCAATCACCCTAGCTCTAGAGAAGGACTTTCTGAGTTGAGCATAGAACTTTTTGAAAGGAATAACAAAACTGAGTAGAGACATGAGCTCCAGCAGGTTGTTCTGTAGTGGAGTCCCCGTGAGCAGGAGCCTCCTCTTAGCTTGTAGCAATACATCACAGGATTGTGTGAGTCGATCACTGGGACCAGGTTTGAGCATGATAGGGCCAGTACAGAGATTTAGTACAGCTAacacaagcacacagcagGCACAGACATCCTACCATTAGTCTTTGGTACTGCAAGTCTGTACATGTGATTACACACTGCATACTCAAAGTCAGTACTGTATGTGTACACACGCTCAATAtactagctgggcggagcccaGCCATTCTTCTGACAGGTGGCCGGGGAACAAGTTTATCAAGTACTGCTGAACTGAAGTGCAGCCTAATCAGATCAAAGGATTCCCGACTCTTGATATTCATAACTCAATCAGTTGCTATATAGTATTGCATATATCTAAGTAAACACAGCtttagaatataattataggcactcaCATAcgataaatgttcgtggttttcgcggattaggcatgtaccgcgaacatttataatcGCGAAcataatatcgcatgcatgcatgctgcatgaaggcgctattccacgaaaattaaatccgcaaaaacctttctaatggcttacaccctcgaaatatacctgctatacggtgcGTATATGAGTCTGTCATCCTCACCGTAATGGGGTTGGTTTCAAACGAGCACTGCTCCGGTAGACAGGCCTTGGCAAACAAAACAGAGAGACGACCACAAATGATCCCATCTGATACCAGTCATAGCGACAGGCCTGGGCCTTCGCATTGGGCTGTGTAGTGGAGACACACGAACTATTACACACATTGTATAGACATGTCGAACATACAGCCATTGTTTAAAAGTTATGTACTGTGAGGCTACTACTAAATGAGGATACAAACAGGTACTGATTtattgtatatgtataatagTTGTACTATTGATATCTGGATTTGTACCCGagggcagttctatgtattccccAAGGGTaaacaaatccaatacacacTAAGATATCATGTACTGTGAAACACATATTGATTATGTGACTTGTAATTGACAaacccatttacaactgagtatatatagtatagtcAATACTCTTTGATCTCTgccgtgcatgcactgtgtacGTATTGTGTGCGTGTACTTGCACTTGAaaaaccacatttacaacttcaaCACTCTTGATCTCTTGGTACAAGTACGTGTATGCCGACTATTGATGTTCATGTACGGTGCAAAGAATCGTTACAAGCAGGTACCGGTAACTAATACGATACTGTACCAATGCACAAAGTGATATAGACCTAGATTACATCATGTTATACCAATATCTACCTGAACATGCATAAAACATATTTCTTTGTCATTTctctatatatttattatagaATAGACATTAATGACTATCGCTATAGACACGCCTATTAGCAAACTTTACCAGGCTATAGTTGGCGACCTATAGCGTTAATACTTTAGACCACTCTGCCTGCTTGTAATTGGGTCTAAAAAGAGTTGTTGTGATAACCTTGTTCCTCCTATTAGGCTGTGCACCCAGATACTGCTGTAATTTGAAATAGCTAGCATTGAAATCATATAACCCAGATACACAATTCGCGCACGCTCTGCATGCTCCTAGTAGTATACATGCTTGTGCATTACGTAACATGTGGTCACACCTCCTaacagtactgcatgcatggtgttcacacataattatggaactacatgtatactaaagACATTAACTCTGCAatccacacacactatacctaTACAATAAACACACCCACCCATATATAGCCACAGGTAATTACATTCACCAAAACCTTTTAGATGCAACTCCCCATACTGTGTAAACACAGTGTCAATATTGTGACCATGCACCCCTCGTCCCTCACCGTGGTCAGTGGAGGCTGTGAGGTCGTGCTCCAGTCGCAGCTTGCTCTGTGAACACTGGAGAATGTCCTCTTCCACTGACCCACCACCCACCAGCCTCAGCACCGTCACATCCCTATATATGCAGGGGGCATACAAAATGAATGGGAGAGTATGATCATACGCGCAGCAAGGTGTTCTGGCAAGATCATATGTCTACTAgtaccagtataattataggtttttATCAACACTCGCTTCTgttttgatgctcgcaaaacattctagtaatacggtacaatGCACAGATACACAATACTGAAACTGATCACTTATCTATTCTAACACTCACAATAATCACATGATCACCCTTTTCTAGCTAGTTTATTAAACTGTATACACCTATATACttcacctataattatactttgctattaaggccatgcaaagtcaatttgtagtttctcaggccttCGCATTTGGAATTTGGCAGCTTTCCATATCATGACCTCCAACAagaggcactaaaagaaaagaaaaggatgAATTTGTATTGTCATGAtgttctaagttggatagaacacttcctttagccaatcagattgcagtatttatggcaaacatgatctaaaattaattatgcacttccgcttattgag
This genomic stretch from Halichondria panicea chromosome 16, odHalPani1.1, whole genome shotgun sequence harbors:
- the LOC135349714 gene encoding calcium/calmodulin-dependent protein kinase kinase-like, with the protein product MAERQDREQEYIFRNVQLLKNDTLGTGSYGAVCKAKCDQLLCAAKLLYSVLFQIAVPDPGKEHRHPFRRFETECAFLKRINHPNIVQYLGTYRDPDTNAPVLLMELMDESLTHFLESSPVDILYHIQVNLSYDIAQALAFLHSNGIIHRDLSSNNVLLIAGSRAKVTDFGMSKFRDINITRLATMTTCPGTPAFMSPEALTNHQCTQRN